One stretch of Rhodoferax lithotrophicus DNA includes these proteins:
- the trpE gene encoding anthranilate synthase component I, whose protein sequence is MISELEFDQLCAQGFNRIPVVAQAFADLETPLSLYLKLANNASFSFLLESVVGGERFGRYSFIGLPARTLLRASGFGVQARTEVVTDGQVVETSSANPLDFIEDYQKRFKVALQPGMPRFCGGLAGYFGYDAVRYIEKKLQATCPPDELGCPDIVLLQCEELAVIDNLSGKLYLMVYADPTQPQAYQGAVDRLTQLKNRLSQPVHAPQVLPSAGQPAVRDFAKADYIAAVERAKELIAGGDFMQVQVGQRIKKPYTQSPLSLYRALRSLNPSPYMYYYNFSGATADGADFHVVGASPEILVRQEQVLQDDQPVQKITIRPLAGTRPRGATPEADKAAEVELINDPKERAEHVMLIDLARNDIGRIAKIGSVKVTDAFCVERYSHVMHIVSNVEGTLLDGMTSMDVLKATFPAGTLTGAPKVHAMELIDQLEPTKRGLYGGACGYLSYAGDMDVAIAIRTGIIKDQMLYVQAAAGVVADSVPELEWRETEAKARALLRAAELVEEGLE, encoded by the coding sequence GTGATTTCCGAACTTGAATTTGACCAATTGTGTGCCCAGGGCTTCAACCGTATACCGGTGGTGGCGCAAGCCTTTGCCGACCTGGAAACCCCACTCTCCCTTTATTTGAAACTGGCCAACAACGCCTCCTTCAGCTTCCTGCTTGAATCGGTGGTGGGTGGTGAGCGTTTTGGGCGTTACAGCTTTATTGGTTTGCCCGCACGCACTTTGCTGCGGGCCAGTGGCTTTGGTGTGCAGGCGCGTACCGAGGTGGTGACCGATGGCCAGGTGGTGGAAACCTCAAGCGCCAATCCACTGGACTTTATTGAGGATTATCAAAAGCGCTTCAAAGTCGCTTTGCAGCCGGGTATGCCGCGCTTTTGTGGTGGACTGGCGGGCTATTTTGGTTACGACGCCGTGCGCTACATCGAAAAAAAGCTGCAAGCGACCTGCCCTCCCGATGAGCTGGGTTGCCCAGACATTGTGCTGCTGCAGTGTGAGGAGCTGGCCGTGATCGACAACCTGTCGGGCAAGCTCTACCTGATGGTCTACGCTGATCCAACCCAGCCACAGGCTTATCAGGGTGCGGTTGATCGGTTGACGCAGCTCAAAAACAGATTGAGTCAACCGGTACATGCGCCACAAGTGCTGCCTAGCGCAGGCCAACCCGCTGTACGCGACTTCGCCAAAGCGGATTACATTGCCGCTGTTGAGCGTGCCAAGGAGCTGATTGCCGGGGGCGACTTTATGCAGGTGCAAGTGGGCCAGCGCATCAAAAAACCCTACACCCAGTCGCCGCTGAGTTTGTACCGGGCATTACGCTCACTGAATCCCAGCCCTTACATGTACTACTACAACTTCAGCGGAGCCACCGCTGACGGGGCGGATTTTCATGTGGTGGGTGCTTCGCCCGAGATTCTGGTGCGTCAGGAGCAGGTGTTGCAGGATGACCAGCCGGTGCAAAAAATCACCATTCGCCCGCTGGCCGGCACGCGCCCGCGCGGGGCAACTCCCGAAGCTGACAAAGCGGCCGAGGTGGAGTTGATCAACGACCCCAAGGAACGTGCCGAGCACGTCATGCTGATCGACCTGGCGCGTAACGACATTGGCCGCATTGCCAAGATTGGCAGCGTCAAGGTGACGGACGCTTTTTGCGTGGAACGTTACAGCCATGTGATGCACATCGTGAGCAATGTGGAGGGCACGCTGCTGGACGGTATGACCAGCATGGACGTGCTCAAGGCCACTTTCCCGGCCGGTACCCTCACCGGTGCCCCCAAGGTGCATGCGATGGAATTGATCGACCAGCTGGAGCCCACCAAGCGCGGCTTGTATGGCGGTGCCTGTGGCTACCTGAGCTACGCTGGCGACATGGATGTGGCCATTGCCATCCGCACCGGCATCATCAAAGACCAGATGCTTTATGTGCAGGCAGCGGCTGGCGTGGTGGCTGACAGTGTGCCTGAGCTGGAGTGGAGAGAGACCGAGGCCAAGGCGCGTGCATTGTTGCGGGCCGCTGAACTGGTGGAAGAAGGACTGGAGTGA
- a CDS encoding anthranilate synthase component II → MKLLMIDNYDSFTYNIVQYLGELGADVTVARNDEITVGAIDALWQAGQLDRLVISPGPCSPAEAGISVAAIQHFAGKLPILGVCLGHQAIGAAFGGKIIRAQQLMHGKTSLMTTTQEGVFAGLPAQFTVNRYHSLSIERSTCPACLKVTAWTDDGEIMGVKHTTLDIEGVQFHPESILTEHGHAMLANFLKPRNS, encoded by the coding sequence ATGAAACTTTTAATGATCGACAACTACGACAGCTTCACCTACAACATCGTCCAGTACCTGGGTGAACTGGGGGCCGACGTGACGGTGGCGCGTAATGATGAAATCACCGTGGGGGCCATCGACGCCTTATGGCAGGCAGGGCAGCTTGACCGGTTGGTGATCTCCCCCGGTCCCTGTTCGCCAGCCGAGGCCGGTATCTCGGTGGCTGCCATCCAGCACTTTGCCGGCAAGTTGCCGATTCTGGGGGTGTGCCTGGGGCATCAGGCCATTGGTGCGGCCTTTGGTGGCAAGATCATCCGGGCGCAGCAACTCATGCACGGCAAGACCAGCCTCATGACCACCACCCAGGAGGGCGTGTTTGCCGGTTTGCCCGCGCAGTTCACAGTGAACCGGTATCACTCGCTGTCGATTGAGCGCAGCACTTGCCCGGCCTGCCTGAAGGTCACCGCCTGGACGGACGATGGCGAGATCATGGGTGTGAAACACACCACGCTGGACATTGAGGGTGTGCAGTTCCACCCCGAGAGCATCCTCACCGAACACGGCCATGCCATGCTGGCCAATTTTTTGAAACCCAGAAACTCCTGA
- a CDS encoding diguanylate cyclase domain-containing protein encodes MKHFVLRRRSWLLLTTTLLVVGVWLGLGLRHEYERIEREELARLDTQAKVVGDNLTRQLTAINQSLLSIQQAVPDWQAHSDGRGEALKTLGNMEAAMSSVRTFLVTDAQGKLTFSNRAELLGRDVFQRDYVQTPRKSLNPAQLYVSTPFKTVLNNYLINLTRVLLDEQGQFAGVLSAALDPVDFQILINSVRYGEDMQVALVHGDGQVFIQQPPSAQGPDPRQSAPSELLRLHFQSGRSVSHFAHVLPQSRMVVFHTVWPAELAMDKPLVVMLSRDHVALFGLWQGEVVKQSLAYLALVFLSVLALLVFEHQRAEKIVTAKRFKLATEASGVGIWEFDLVTRRYQWDDAMFALFGLDPKAASPRNDDWIKLLPPQDLQRMREATRATIQHNQPFGMTFQIHRPDGQLRFMRNRAALYSDDHGVPRRLIGATEDVTKRKQLEGELRVAAAAFESHESMLVTNAQVEILRVNHAFCVLFGYAPEEVVGKNPRLLKSGRHEVDYYAAMWSELVQHHRWQGEVWNTRKSGEEFPCWLCITAVRDDTGLVTNYVATHTDITLRKAAEDEVKRLAFFDPLTQLPNRRLLTDRLHQAMSKAKRDRGQLALIFVDLDKFKPINDRYSHAAGDQLLQAVAHRLRTCVRESDTVARLGGDEFVVLLNTIQHKQDATYVAEKIHVTLREPFHLPLGQSVQISSSAGVALYPEHGLDEATLSHHADVAMYAAKAGGRDRYVVYAPELDTPLAESSSTPAAQAQTTSRLDGVESKKP; translated from the coding sequence GTGAAACACTTCGTGCTGCGCCGCCGCTCGTGGCTGCTGCTGACAACCACCTTGTTGGTTGTCGGTGTGTGGTTGGGGCTTGGCTTGCGGCATGAATATGAGCGGATTGAGCGTGAGGAGTTGGCGCGCCTGGACACCCAGGCCAAAGTGGTTGGAGACAACCTGACACGCCAGCTCACGGCCATCAACCAGAGTTTGTTGTCAATTCAACAAGCCGTGCCAGACTGGCAAGCGCATTCCGACGGACGGGGTGAGGCCCTGAAGACTTTGGGCAACATGGAGGCCGCCATGTCGTCCGTGCGTACCTTCCTGGTGACCGATGCTCAAGGCAAGTTGACTTTTTCCAATCGGGCAGAGTTGCTGGGGCGTGATGTTTTTCAGCGCGATTATGTGCAAACACCACGCAAGTCGCTGAATCCGGCGCAGTTGTACGTCAGTACCCCTTTCAAGACCGTGTTGAACAATTACCTGATCAATCTGACACGTGTGTTGCTGGATGAGCAAGGGCAGTTCGCTGGTGTGCTTTCAGCTGCCCTGGACCCCGTGGACTTTCAGATTTTGATCAACTCGGTGCGTTACGGCGAGGATATGCAGGTTGCGCTGGTGCATGGTGATGGTCAGGTGTTTATCCAGCAGCCACCCTCGGCGCAGGGGCCTGACCCCCGCCAGTCTGCACCCTCTGAACTCTTGCGGCTACATTTTCAAAGTGGGCGCAGCGTGAGTCATTTCGCGCATGTCTTGCCGCAATCACGCATGGTGGTTTTTCACACGGTGTGGCCTGCCGAGTTGGCGATGGACAAGCCATTGGTGGTGATGTTGAGCCGTGATCACGTTGCTTTATTCGGCCTATGGCAGGGTGAGGTGGTCAAACAGTCCTTGGCCTATCTGGCGCTGGTTTTTTTGAGTGTTTTGGCCTTGCTTGTTTTTGAGCATCAGCGGGCCGAAAAAATCGTGACCGCCAAGCGGTTCAAGCTGGCAACGGAGGCCAGTGGCGTGGGCATCTGGGAATTTGACCTAGTGACCAGACGTTACCAGTGGGACGATGCCATGTTTGCCCTGTTTGGCTTGGACCCCAAGGCCGCCAGTCCGCGTAATGACGATTGGATCAAATTGTTGCCCCCGCAAGATTTGCAGCGTATGCGGGAGGCCACGCGCGCCACCATCCAACATAACCAGCCGTTCGGCATGACTTTCCAGATTCACCGCCCCGATGGTCAGCTGCGGTTTATGCGTAATCGGGCGGCGCTGTATTCGGATGACCATGGCGTGCCACGCCGTCTGATTGGTGCCACGGAAGATGTCACCAAACGCAAACAGCTGGAGGGTGAATTACGCGTGGCGGCAGCTGCCTTTGAGTCGCACGAAAGTATGCTGGTGACCAATGCGCAGGTCGAGATCCTGCGGGTCAACCACGCTTTCTGCGTGTTGTTTGGTTACGCCCCCGAAGAGGTGGTCGGGAAAAATCCGCGGCTGCTTAAATCAGGCCGCCATGAGGTTGACTATTACGCCGCCATGTGGTCTGAGCTGGTGCAGCATCACCGCTGGCAGGGGGAGGTGTGGAACACCCGCAAAAGTGGCGAAGAATTTCCCTGTTGGCTGTGTATCACGGCGGTACGCGATGACACGGGGCTGGTCACCAACTATGTGGCCACCCACACCGACATCACCCTGCGCAAAGCCGCCGAAGACGAGGTCAAGCGGCTGGCCTTTTTTGACCCCTTGACGCAACTGCCCAACCGGCGCTTGCTGACTGACCGTTTGCACCAGGCGATGAGCAAGGCCAAGCGGGATCGGGGTCAATTGGCCCTGATTTTTGTGGATCTGGACAAATTCAAACCGATCAATGACCGCTATAGCCATGCTGCTGGTGACCAGCTTTTGCAGGCGGTAGCGCACCGGCTGCGCACCTGCGTGCGCGAGTCCGACACCGTGGCCCGCCTGGGTGGTGACGAATTTGTGGTGCTGCTCAACACCATTCAGCACAAGCAGGATGCCACCTACGTGGCTGAAAAAATCCATGTCACTTTGCGTGAACCGTTTCACTTGCCATTGGGTCAGAGTGTGCAAATATCCTCCAGCGCCGGGGTGGCCTTGTACCCTGAGCATGGGCTGGATGAAGCGACCTTGTCGCACCATGCCGATGTGGCCATGTATGCCGCCAAGGCGGGTGGGCGAGACCGCTACGTGGTGTATGCGCCCGAGCTGGATACGCCCTTGGCCGAATCCTCATCCACCCCAGCGGCGCAAGCCCAGACCACTTCCCGCCTTGATGGCGTTGAAAGCAAAAAGCCATGA